TTAAAAATCTTTATTTATTCAACACTCCCATCTCGCTTAATGCCGGTCAAAGACCTCATACGATTCAAGTTCTTTCTCTATATCGCTGAAATTTCACCGTCCCTTCCCTTCACGGTTGTCTTCTTTCTTGGAGATATTCATGAATACACAATCTCAAATGCACTTAAACAGACAGAAGGTAAGCGACGCTCTCATTGCCCTTGAAGGCTCTGCGTCCCATTCCGGGAAAGCGCCGCTCAGATCTGTTAAGAAAAACCGGTTCTCACCGGGACAATTGATATCCGCTTGCACGCTCCAGAGATCTGAAAAGGGAAAATGCTTGGAATGTCTTCTGCCGGTATACTCCTGGTATTAGTCAGGACCGGAAACGAAATGCTTTAATCGCTTGAATTCCGATGCGCCCCTCGGCAAACACTGCTTCATTGCGGGGTGGCGCATGGAGAGTTTGTCCAGTGTGGTTATTATTCCTGGACATTTGAATGAACAGGGCGATGCATGGTGTCCCATATTCAGAAAAAACCCGACCACGACAACCAGAATTCAGGAGTTTTACCCGTCGTAAAGCCTGCGGGCTAGTGTTTGTGTTTTTTGGGACAGTAAGCCGGGTCAATGAGATTGGGTTCCTTTATGTATCCTTAACAGATGATCCATAATATAAAATGTAATACCTTGACCGTCGGGTGGACGGCCATGACTCATGTATGCTTGAAATCCTTATGGATATGAACCTTCTGTTTTTGCATCGTCGATTCATGGACGGGATCCCGAACGGTCCTTCTGAAAATTCGAGAGCGGTCACCTGCCTTGGAAATCGGGGACACCTTCTTTCAAATCAAAGGCGCACAACCACCCGGCAAGAAAATTTCGAGAAAACCAAGGCATCAGCAGATGAGCCAAAGCATGATCTGATGACCATCTGCACCAACTCCCCTTTCAAATGCCCCAGTTTTTGACAGCCGGAAGCATTCACCCTGCGTTAATTTTCTGGAATGTGTTTTTTCCCGTGGATCCTGCACAACGAAACAATCACACCTTTGGGATGATGGTCCGGAAACCTTCAATTCCCTCCCTCATCTACCTCTTGTGGCTGTTTATTGCGTGGCTTACCAATGGAATTTTTGCACAAGGCTGGTGGATTTTGTTAAGGAAGAACAGAAACCCTTTGATCGAAAGGGCACCGACTGAGACCAGTGGGCTTTCCGGTGATTCAGAGCTTACGAAGGTTGTTGGGTCGCGAAGGCATTGCCCCATGAGTATGCTCACCGACATGCTAATAGGGCTACAAGGCGGCAGCCGGATTACAAATTTTACCAGCACCCTAGATTTCGGTGTCTTGATCAGACCACATGGTAGCGAGAGGAGGACTGTGCGTCATTTTTTTCCAGAATCCTGCGACAGGCTTCCTTGAGAGATTTCAGATGAACCGGTTTGACAAAAAACCCTTGAGCGCCTTCCTGTAACAGTTGCCGGAGGGCTCGTTCGTCCGAAGCGCCAGACATCATCAACACCGGCATTTGATGTCCCAACCATCGTAATTCATCCAGCATGGTCCGCCCATCCATAATGGGCATATCCATATCCAATAAAATGCCATCCACCGTTTGGCGGCTTGCCACAGTCAGGCCTTCCCATCCATTTCTGGCAACAAGGACTTTATATCCCCATTCCTTGAGCGCCTGACTCAACAGGCTGCCCACAGAAGGATCATCATCAACCACCAACAGACATGGACGTCCTTCCGGAGTCTCGGTTTCATCAGAGGACAGACTCCCCGACGCTGTATTGAGTGCCTGAAGGGTTTGCAAACACGAGGGGCAGTAGGTATTCACAAGATCGATCTCAGAGAATTTGAGATGCTCCATCGACAGGAAGGTTGCCAATGTCCGAAATCCTTTTGCACCGGCAGGCTCCACAGATAGATCCGACACGCGTTCACACCATGCGCACGAAGAAACGAATTGAGAGAAAGTCGAAGTTGGAAGACAATGCCGCAACACATTGGCCTTGGAGATGACTCCGACGAGAATCTGATCACCCACTACAGGCATTCTCTGGATTTGCGTCTGAATCATCAAATTCAACACCATATCAAGCGGTTCATCCTCGCGCACATAAACCGGCGGGGTCATAGTATCTTCCACTCTGAGTTCATCCAGCGAATCCAAGCGTGAAACGGCTTCGAACAACCGGAGATCCGACACAATCCCAAGAATTTTTCGGGTGGAATCAACCACAGGCCATCCACAATATTGACCGGAGAGGAATTGCAAGGCCAGATCGTTTTCGAATTTCCCACTTCTAAGTGGCAAGGCTTTTGGGTCCATTAAGTCTTTTGCCAATGGAGGAGGTGAAGGCAGGTGGTTCATGAGAGGTCCTCTCTTTCAAACCGGTTTCAAACAGAAAACCATTGGGTGAAGGGGGTGGGGGATGAACCGATCAATGATGACCGGACTAACTATAAAGAACTATGGAACTACAACTAAATTACAGCAATATACAGGCCAAAAATTGTTGAAAGAGGCCTACATCAAAAAACACCTTATATTTCATATGGTAAACAAAAGACGGGATACCTGCCAATAAAATTCTATAAAGGTTAGACGTATCAAAATAAACAATATCTTTAGGGTAAATCATACAATCTGACGGTGGAAATATTTCACGGACTGAGCGTTAAAATCCCTCACCACCCATCCAGGACAGATCACGGTTTGTGTCCATAGACCTTTTCTTGGCCACCCACATAGCCCTCATGAGTGCCAACTCTCAGAGTTGTGTACCAGTTACATCTCCCCACCTGGAGGGGGAGCAATGGAACATGGACAAGGTTACCGAGACTCTTTTATATCTTGTTGGAGCCAATAGAAAAATAAGAAGCGGCAATTTCCTCAACGCCATACTTTGCAAATACTTGTCTGCAAGTTTGCTGAAGAGATAGGAGATGAAGCGGTTTCAAAACGAGGCCTTGGGCTCCTTCCATCAACAGTTGCCGATGACCTGTCCGTCCAGCTCGTTTGACATCATCAGCACAGGAATTTGATAGCCCAACCATCGCAATTCACGAAGCATGGTCCGTCCGTCCATAATAGGCATATCCATATCTACAAGCATTCCATCCACCGGGCGGCGACCCGCCAGAACCAAGTCTCCCATCCATTCCTTGCCGCAACGACATCGTATCCCCACTCCGCTAGCGCCTCTTTCAACACTCCCGCTGAAGCAGAATCAATACCCACAATCATTAAACATTGGCGATTTTCCTTCGTATTCCATTGAGATTTATACTTCCTTGAAGACACGAACGCGCTTTTATTGAGGGGGGAAGCCACTGTAGGACAAAAGGAAATCCGTTCCATGAGTAGCCTGCCTTTCTAAACGGTTTCGAAATTAAACCCGGCACTTAGTAACCTACTAATAAGGGTAAAATTCTAAAATGGGTACTCTATAAAACCCTGGGTTTTTCAATAATGCTCAATGCAATCTAGACCTTTTGTACGACCTTGAGGGCAGCGCTGTAGATCTAGTCAATTTGAGGGGTCAAATATCCTGGTTAGCAAAAAATATATGTTTGACATTTTCGTGGCTCTTACCCGTACACCCTCACCATAGTCTGATTCAGCTCCAGCTGAAGGATCTCCGGACTACAAAAACTGTCTGCCGGTTTTAGCCTGTTAACAAAATTGAAATTAAGAATGGCAATCTTTAAATTTGGTGGCGTCAGCCTGCTCTTGCTCCCCGATTCGCTGAATCGGATTGGAGTGCGACGATTGTCGGAGGGGATGTGATTGCTCACTGGTCGGGCAAAGGCCATGTGTTCGAAATGGAAAACTACCGGAAATTTTTCCTTAGAGAGGTAAACGGCATGCTTGAAGAGGGGTCTTTTTTGCGAGCATCGCAAGGGCTTTTCAATCGGACACTGATCTGTTGCCAAGTATCGATGAATGTTGATCCGAAGACCGAGGCCCGGGAATCATTTGGTAACGTGCACGATTTCGCTCCAGGACACACACGAAGTCATCCATTCCCGTGGACCTGCAAGAGCCTGGCGGAGACTTGCAATGGAGAATTCACCTGGATGTGAGGGATAGGCCGGTTCAGCGCAATCTCCGGCACCACCCCGTTTCAGTCCCACATGGAGATTGAAGTACCCCAATCAGGAGCCATCCAGGGTGAGGCCGCCTGGCCTGAATTCACCTATCAATGCCCCTGACATACCCACCAAGGCCCCATATTCTCAGAAAACACCAATTCTCCAGTAGGTTAATGATGCTATCTGGTGTCGAAAAAGAGGCCACCCCCAAACTTAAATGCCCGACCGTTGCAGAAGCCCCGCCACCTATTGGCAGAGGTCATCAATAACGCAATCCAAACACTTCGCATGCCGATCTTCTGGCGAGAAATCGCCTGAACCAACATCTGGTTTCCCACAAACTTCATCCTTCTTCTCATCAAATTTCATGATTCTTCAAATTGTAAATTGTGAAAAGTTTCGTTGAGTCGATTCAGGAAATTCTAGATCCACTCTCGAGATTAATGCCATTACGGCCTATGATAGAGTGTGGAGAAGTTTTGTGCAT
The Nitrospiraceae bacterium DNA segment above includes these coding regions:
- a CDS encoding response regulator; translation: MGIRCRCGKEWMGDLVLAGRRPVDGMLVDMDMPIMDGRTMLRELRWLGYQIPVLMMSNELDGQVIGNC
- a CDS encoding response regulator; this encodes MNHLPSPPPLAKDLMDPKALPLRSGKFENDLALQFLSGQYCGWPVVDSTRKILGIVSDLRLFEAVSRLDSLDELRVEDTMTPPVYVREDEPLDMVLNLMIQTQIQRMPVVGDQILVGVISKANVLRHCLPTSTFSQFVSSCAWCERVSDLSVEPAGAKGFRTLATFLSMEHLKFSEIDLVNTYCPSCLQTLQALNTASGSLSSDETETPEGRPCLLVVDDDPSVGSLLSQALKEWGYKVLVARNGWEGLTVASRQTVDGILLDMDMPIMDGRTMLDELRWLGHQMPVLMMSGASDERALRQLLQEGAQGFFVKPVHLKSLKEACRRILEKNDAQSSSRYHVV